The Deltaproteobacteria bacterium sequence GGAAAAGGCAGGAGCGGAGGTTGCGGAACGGGTCGATCTCCGGCGGGATATTGCATGGCCCGCATATTTCAACCATACGGGGATCGTCCTCCCCGCTCACACCTATGGGTATCCCCCCTGCGCAATCGCACACGCAATGGGAAGGCGTATCGGGGACGGCTTCAACCGTCCGACGGTACGGACATGCCTGGAGGGATGCGACTCCCCCTATTTCACGATGATCACCGTGCAAGGAGACAACCTCACGAGGTTCTGGGATGTGCTCCCCCAGATCCGGTCGTACAGATGGGAAAGCCCCATGAATCCGATGACCATCAGGTCGAAATTCCCGGATTTCGCGTACTCCAGGATGGCCTGCACTTCATGGCCCGAAAGGATTTTTACGGTCAGTGGCACTCCCGCCTTCTCCGCTTCTTCCTGCGCCCGCGCGGTGAGATCGTCGAAGAACGCCTTTGCCTCGCTGCTCGCCTCCATCACCTCGCCGACGGTGGCCGCGTACACAGGAAGTTTTTCACGGACGGAGATGCAATGGACGACCCCTTTGAATTTGGCTGCCACGGACAACCCCGCCGCAAGCGCTTTCCACCCATGCTCGGAACCGTCGTGGGCGACCAGGATTTTCGAATACATTATCTTTCCTCCCTTTGCGATCCTTCGGGAATGGCCTCATAGACATATTCCGCTTCCGGCGGTTCCGGTTCGAACCACCGCTGGGCGATGAAAGTCGGCACCACCGCGGTGAGAATGACGGTTGCCACCAGCAGGGAAAATTGGGTCCTGTCGATAAAGCCCGCCGACAGGCCGTACATCGAGGAGATCGTGCCGAAGGTGAGCCCCGTGCTCATCAGGAGCGTCGTGTAGGAGGCATCCTCCGGCGCGTATTTCTTCGCCAGGGGATAGACGCCGGCGATCTTCGCCACCATCTTCACCGCGAACAGACCCCCCAGCAGGCCCATGTTTGCGGCGAGATCTTGCAGGTTCACGTTCATCCCTCCCTTGATGAAGAAGAAGGGTGTGACCATTGCGAACCCGATGATACGGACCTTGCGCTGCAGGTCCCGGTTCCCCCGGAAATACCTGGAAAGGGCCAACCCGAAGACGAAGACGGGAAGGACGGCATGGCTCTTGCCCAACTTGGCGATATACATGAATAAGAACAACAGGAGGAACAGGAACTTGACCTCCGGTTCTATCACCCGGTTGCCGAAGCGCTTG is a genomic window containing:
- a CDS encoding universal stress protein; protein product: MYSKILVAHDGSEHGWKALAAGLSVAAKFKGVVHCISVREKLPVYAATVGEVMEASSEAKAFFDDLTARAQEEAEKAGVPLTVKILSGHEVQAILEYAKSGNFDLMVIGFMGLSHLYDRIWGSTSQNLVRLSPCTVIIVK
- a CDS encoding cation:proton antiporter gives rise to the protein MQEAALALGMAALIFAASVISIKAAVSVAIVEIMVGVIGGNFLGLHTTEWVDFLAGFAGILLTFLAGAEVDPDLFREKFKESMWIGSLSFFAPFTLAVLFCYYLGGWSWNASLIAGCALSTTSLAVIYAVLVETGLTETPIGKLIMAACFVTDIGTALALSLVFAEGNVYTIVFVFVSAGLIWLGPKFIPSLFKRFGNRVIEPEVKFLFLLLFLFMYIAKLGKSHAVLPVFVFGLALSRYFRGNRDLQRKVRIIGFAMVTPFFFIKGGMNVNLQDLAANMGLLGGLFAVKMVAKIAGVYPLAKKYAPEDASYTTLLMSTGLTFGTISSMYGLSAGFIDRTQFSLLVATVILTAVVPTFIAQRWFEPEPPEAEYVYEAIPEGSQREER